In the Desulforhopalus sp. genome, one interval contains:
- a CDS encoding PhoH family protein encodes MTKNKKFFILDTNVILHDSSCIYNFQEHDIIIPIPVLEELDQFKKGEQIINHHARQFVRELDKLSSGKLFNGSMALGDGKGVLAIRLDKEMHADLQMIFPNAEKKDHRILNIAYHISQKHKNHSVILVSKDVNLRMKARSVRLMAEDYTTDHVPDPSHLYSGCLCAENIPAKLIEKLNTPDGKLSAKDISLPTRLYANQYLLLRNGKKSALATYLTGGEKDGESAIRRVDKSEVYGINPRNAEQIFAVNALLNRQIKLVTITGKAGTGKTLLALAAALESRSDYRQILLTRPIVPLSNKDLGFLPGDLTAKLKPSMQPLYDNLAVISGQFPEKSDMFKRLRFMLESDKLTIEPLAYIRGRSLVKMFMIVDEAQNLTPHEVKTVITRAGEGTKIVLTGDINQIDHPYLGIHSNGLCTLIDKMQGQRIYAHIDLQMGERSELAELASNIL; translated from the coding sequence ATGACGAAAAACAAAAAATTCTTCATCCTCGACACCAATGTCATCCTCCACGACAGCTCCTGCATCTACAACTTTCAGGAACACGACATCATCATCCCCATTCCGGTCCTGGAAGAACTCGATCAGTTTAAAAAAGGCGAGCAGATCATCAATCACCACGCCAGGCAGTTTGTCCGCGAACTGGACAAACTCAGCAGCGGCAAGCTGTTCAACGGCAGCATGGCCCTTGGGGATGGCAAGGGTGTTCTCGCCATCCGCCTCGACAAGGAGATGCACGCCGACCTGCAGATGATCTTTCCGAACGCCGAGAAAAAGGACCACCGCATCCTCAACATCGCCTACCATATCTCGCAAAAACACAAGAATCACTCGGTGATCCTCGTCAGCAAGGACGTCAATCTACGGATGAAGGCCCGATCGGTCAGGCTGATGGCCGAGGACTATACCACCGATCACGTCCCCGACCCGTCCCATCTTTACAGCGGCTGCCTTTGCGCCGAAAACATCCCCGCCAAACTGATTGAAAAACTCAACACTCCCGACGGCAAACTGTCCGCCAAGGACATCTCGCTGCCCACCCGCTTGTATGCCAATCAATACCTGCTCCTGCGTAACGGCAAGAAATCCGCCCTCGCCACCTACCTCACCGGCGGGGAGAAGGATGGTGAATCTGCCATACGGCGAGTCGACAAGAGCGAGGTTTACGGTATCAATCCGCGCAACGCCGAGCAGATCTTCGCGGTCAACGCGCTGCTTAACCGGCAGATAAAACTGGTGACGATCACCGGCAAGGCCGGAACCGGCAAGACCCTGCTTGCCCTGGCCGCCGCCCTGGAAAGTCGCTCCGATTACCGGCAGATCCTCCTCACCCGGCCGATTGTCCCCTTGTCCAACAAGGATCTCGGCTTTCTGCCGGGGGACCTCACCGCTAAACTCAAGCCGTCGATGCAGCCCCTCTACGACAACCTTGCCGTCATCAGCGGCCAGTTCCCGGAAAAAAGCGACATGTTCAAGCGGCTGCGCTTCATGCTGGAAAGCGACAAGCTGACCATTGAACCCCTCGCCTACATCCGCGGCCGCAGTCTGGTGAAGATGTTCATGATCGTCGACGAAGCCCAGAACCTGACGCCACACGAGGTAAAGACCGTCATCACCCGGGCCGGAGAGGGTACGAAAATAGTCCTCACCGGTGACATCAACCAGATCGATCACCCCTATCTCGGCATCCATTCCAACGGCCTGTGTACCTTGATCGATAAGATGCAGGGCCAGAGAATCTATGCCCATATCGACCTGCAAATGGGTGAGCGCTCGGAGCTGGCGGAACTGGCAAGCAACATCCTCTAG